The sequence below is a genomic window from Sphingomonas jaspsi DSM 18422.
CCGGCCGATGATCTGGCTGTCGAAGCTGACCGCCCCCTTCGTCTGGCTGCTCGACCGCACCAGCGCGATGATCTTCAAGCTGGTCGGCCTCGACCGGGAATCGAAGAATGTCGTGACGGCCGAGGAACTGCACCTTGTCGTGGCGGAAGCGCAGACTGCAGGCGTGCTTGAGGAAAGCGAGCGGGCGATCATTTCGGGGATCGTCCGATTGGCCGATCGCCCGGTGCGCGAAGTGATGACCCCGCGCACCGACATCGACTGGATCGACATCGGCTGTTCGCGTGACGAGCTGCGCCAGACGCTGTCGGAAACGCCGCACAGCCGCTTGCCCGTGGCCGACGGGTCGGTCGACAATATCGTCGGGGTGGTGTCGACCCGCGACATGCTGACAGCTCTGCTCGACGGGCGAGAAATCGATATCCGCGAACTGATGCGCGATGCGCAGGTCATCCCCGACCTGATGGACGCGATGGACGCGCTGGCGGTGCTTCGCGGGGCCGATGTCCCGCTCGCGCTCGTCCACGACGAATATGGTCACCTCGACGGCATCGTGACCCCGGGTTCGATCCTTGCCGCACTGGCAGGCGCTTTCGCCAACGACCTCGACGAGGGTGAGGACCCGCCCTGCGTCGAGCGGGAAGACGGCAGCTGGCTGGTGTCGGGCGCGGCGAGCGCCGACCTCCTATCCGATCGGCTGGGGGTAGCGATGCCCGGTGAGCGCGATTATTCGACCGTCGCCGGTTTCGCGCTTTCGGTCCTGAAGAAGATCCCGGAAACGGGCGAGCATTTCAAATATGACGGCTACCGGTTCGAAGTCGTCGACATGGACGGCCGCAAGATCGACAAATTGCTCGTCACCCGGCCGCGCAAGCCGCGCGGCGAGCGGACGGCGGACGAACAGTCCGCCGCCTGATCGACCTCAAAGATTGCCGAATTTTACCGCGTAGCCGTCGGTGTCTCCGCGGGCGAGATAGTCGGCCTGCTCAACGATCCGGTCCCGGGCAAAGCGGCCCTTGAAGGCGCCGAGCGAGGCGTCGAGCGTTTCGACCTGTCCCGGCGACAGCCCGGCGATCTGGTCGAAGCGCATGATGCCGCGCTCGTTCAGCAGCGCGGCCATCTTCGGCCCGACACCCTTCAGCTTCTGCAGATCGTCGGGCGCACCCGCGGCGCCGGGCAGTTCGGCATGAACCTTGGTGCCGAGGATTTGGCCCGCCACGTCGCTGGTGGCGGCCGCGGCCTCATCAGCGACACCTTTTCCTTCGCCGACCTTCGTCATGTGCGGGCGCACCGGCGCGCTGTCGCTGAGCGTCACGCGCTGACGCGGCTTGAAAAAGAAGTAGCCGGTGATCAGACCGATCAGGACGGCGACGAGGATGATGGGCCAATATTCGGTCAGGAAAGCCACGGGTTCAGATCCTCTTCTTGTAGATGTTGGCGCGACGGCGCAGTTCGAACAAATAACCGATGATCATGCCCAGTGCGAAGCTGACCAGTCCCAGCAACTGGGCTTCGACCGCCAGCGGCAACAGGAACACATTCGGCTGGAAACCGCCCTTCGGGTCGACCCAGGACGCGTCGAGAATGCCGTAAATGTCGTTCAGGATGCGGGCCAGTTCGGCACGCTGGAAACCGTCCGGATTGCCTTCGATCAGGACGCGGCGCGTCAGGGGCGCGCGCTGCATTTTGGCGCTGAAGACCGGACGGCCGTTGATTTCCGGCACATCGTTGTAGCGGATCGTGCGCTCGGCACGCTGGTCGACGGTTTTGGCGAAGCGCTCGCCCGCGCCCAGCGGACCATGCCACAGGGCGGAAAAGGCCAGCGTCGCGGCAATGCCGATCAGGAAAATACGTCGGGGGGTCATGCGCTTCGCTCCAGTTCGCGCCAGCCGATGTCGCGGCGGCAGAAGCCGTCTTCAAAGTCGATCACGTCCACGGCCTGGTAAGCCCGATCGCGCGCCTCGCGAAGGGTCGAACCTCTGGCGGTGACGGCCAGCACGCGGCCGCCGGTCGAAATGATCCCCTGGTCGTCGGATGATGTGCCCGCATGGAAGACGGTGATGCCGTCGATCGCTTCGGCGCGGCCCAGTCCTGTAATCCGTCCGCCCTTCACCGGGGTGCCGGGATAGCCCAGCGCCGCGATGATGACGGTCATGCTGGTGTCGCGGCTGAGTGACGGGGCGTCGAACGGCGCGCCGGTGGCCACGGCATGGAGCAGCGCGGCGAAATCGCCCTCGATCCGCGGCATGATCGCTTCGCACTCTGGATCGCCGAACCGGACATTATATTCGATCAGCTTGGGGCCGGCGGCGGTCAGCATCAGTCCGGCAAAAAGGACGCCGGAAAAGGGTGTGCCCGCATCGGCCATCGCTCGGGCCGTCGGCTCGACGATCTCGCGCATCGCCCGCGCTTCGAGCTCGGGGGTCAGGACCGGGGCGGGCGAATAGGCACCCATGCCGCCGGTGTTCGGGCCGGTGTCGCCTTCGCCGACCCGCTTATGGTCCTGCGCGGAGGCGATCGCGACGGCGCGCGGCCCGTCGACCAGCGCAAACAGACTGGCCTCTTCGCCTTCAAGGAATTCTTCGATCACCAAAGGCCCGTCGCCGGCCGCGCGGATCGCGGCCTCGGCTTCTTCGCGGCTCATGGCGACGGTGACGCCCTTGCCCGCCGCAAGGCCGTCGGCCTTGATCACCACCGGGATCGAAAAGCGGTCGAGTGCGGCCAGCGCGTCGGCTTCGGTTTCTATCCGGACATAGGCCGCGGTGGGGATGTCATGCCGAGCGCAAAGGTCTTTGGTAAACCCCTTCGAACCTTCCAGCTGGGCCCCTGCGGCCGACGGGCCGAAGCAGGCGATGCCGGCGGCGCGGCATGCGTCGGCAACCCCGGCGACCAGCGGCGCTTCAGGGCCGACCACGACAAGGTCGACGCCTTCACGCTGCGCCAGCGCGACAACCGCAGTGGGATCGCACGGGTCGATCTCGACGCATTCGGCCCAGCGGGCGATGCCGGGATTGCCGGGACCCGCGATCAGCCGCGTGCAGCTTGGCGATTGCTTCAGCCGCCACGCCAGCGCATCTTCGCGCCCACCCGAACCCAGCAACAGGATATTCATGCCTCTCCCCGACGATCTTGAACCACAGGGCCTCCTAGCCGAGGCGAAGGGCGGCGACAATTCGCCTCCGCTGTCGGTCAGCGAACTGTCGGGCGCGCTCAAGCGCACGGTGGAAAGCGCCTTCGGCTTCGTCCGCGTCCGCGGCGAGATCAGCGGATGGAAGCGCCACAGCTCGGGCCATTGCTACTTCACCTTGAAGGACGAGAGCGCCGCCATCGACGCGGTCATCTGGAAGGGGCAGGCAGCCAGCCTCGCGTTCCGGCCAGAAGACGGCGCGGAGGTCGTCGCGACCGGCAAGCTGACCACCTACCCGGGGCGATCGAAATATCAGATCGTCGTCAACCGCATGGAGCTGGCAGGCGAGGGGGCGCTGATGGCGCTGCTCGACAAGCGGCGTCGCGCGCTCGCCGCCGAAGGCCTGTTCGACGACGGCCGCAAGCGCCCCCTGCCTTTCCTGCCGCGCGTGATCGGGGTGGTGACATCGCCGACCGGCGCGGTCATCCGCGACATCCTGCATCGGCTGGAAGATCGCTGCCCGACCCACGTCATCGTCTGGCCGGTGCCGGTGCAGGGTGACGGCGCTGCCGCCAAGGTGGCGGCAGCGATCCGCGGCTTCGGTTCGCTGAAGCTCGGCGGACCCATACCCCGACCCGACCTGCTGATCGTAGCGCGCGGCGGGGGTTCGATCGAGGATCTGTGGGCGTTCAACGAGGAAGAGGTGGTGCGCGCCGCGGCAGAATCGCCGATCCCGCTGATCAGCGCGGTCGGCCACGAAACCGACACCACGCTGATCGATTTCGCCTCTGACCGACGTGCGCCGACTCCCACCGCCGCAGCCGAGATGGCGGTGCCGGTGCGGGCCGAACTGGCGGCGTGGCTGGGCGAGCTTGGCCATCGCTCGGCCTCGTCGCTCAATCGCCTCTCCTCGCGCCTTGCCGAGCGCTACGACCTGAGCGCCGCGCGCTGGCCCGACGCCGCCAACCTGTTCGCGCCGCTCGCGCAGCGGGTGGACGACGCCGCCGACCGTTTGCCACGCGCGCTGGTCCAGCGGACGGCCCATGCCCGCGCCGATTTTGCCGGGGTTGCACCGCGGCTCCAGCGCCGGCTGATCGACGACAAGATCGACCGGCTCGGCGACCGGCTGGCATCGCTGGCGCGACTGGCGGCGCTCGCCCATCACGACCGCCCGCTGCAACGCGGCTTCGTTCGCGTCACCGATCGGCAGGGCAGGACGCTGGTCCATGCCGCGGACGCCCGCGCCGCCGGCCTTGTCGACCTGCACTTCGGTGACGGAACGGTGCCCGCGACGATCGGCGATGGGGCGCCGCCGCCGTCACGGGTTGAGCCGAAGCGCGCCAAGCCCTATCTCGGCAAGCAACCTGGACTGTTCGATACGGAAGACTGAACGATGCTGATGGGCGGACGTACCCGCGAGGCCAAGATCCATTACATGGACGGCACCTTCCGCCTGCTGGCGACGGGCGACCATGTTCGATGCGCGGTCACCGGCACGATCATCCCGCTCGAAGAATTGCGTTACTGGTCGGTCGCGCGGCAGGAAGCCTATGTCGACGCCGCCGCCAGCCTCGAAGGCGAGCGGCGCGCCGGCGCGATCTGACCGGCGCCGGCCCTATTCGGTCCGCCTGACCTTTACGCCCGGCTGCTTGTTGACGCTGAGGATATAACTGCTCAGCGCGCCCTTCTTGATCAATACCTTGTCGCCGATGCGCGGGTCGATGACGATGACCTTGGCGTCGGTCTGCACCCAGCGGCTGCCATCCTGAAGCCGGAAGATGAATCCGTCGACGGTCCGGCCAAGTCCCGCGATCACGCCGTCGACCTGCTTGATCTCCACCGTATCGTCGTCATCGCCGAAGATGCCGAGGTTGGGAATGCCGAAGCCGAACAGGCCCTTTTTGGTCTTGCGCACCCCTTCCTTGTCGAACACGACCAATTCCTTGTTCGACACGGCGGAATCGATGGCAGCTGCCGCCTTGTCGAAGCAAGCCAGGCGTTCCGCTTCGCCGGCGATGGCGCGGCAGGCGAGGAGGCCCGTGATCTGCGCGGGCGGCGGGCCGCTCTTCACGCTGCGGGCGAAGGACGGGCTGGAGGCGAGGCACACCATGCCCAGCGCGATCAATGCTGCCCGACCATATCCCATCGCCATACCTCCCGAAAATTTGGCTTGTCTTAAGCTGCAGGGTGCGACGGCGGCAAGAAGCGAGTGTTGCAAAAACACTACAACCCCTCTTGGAAGTGCCTCACAACGCCCTCGTCGCGTTGCGTTGGTTTGCAGCTTTCCCGTATCAAGGCCGACAGTTCGGCAGTGTCTCACTGCTGTACACGGCTGGCTGCAAGTATGCGGCCCATAAGGGGAAGAACCTATATGAAGCTCGATTTTCGTCAGCGGCTGCTCGCCACGACCCTTCTGGTCGGCGCGAGCGTGATCGCATCTCCGGCGTTTGCGCAGGACGCAGCGCCGCAGCCTGACACGCCCACCGGTCCGGTCGAAGGCCAGCCGACGCCCACCGTCGCGGCGGACGGCGCGCCGGTCGAAACGACCAAGGACATCGTCGTCACCGGCACCCGCATTCCGTCGGCCAACCTTGAATCGGTTGCGCCGGTCACGGTCGTGTCGAACCAGGATCTGAAGCTGCAGGGCACCGCCCGAGTCGAAGATCTTCTCAACTCGCTGCCGTCGGTCGTCTCGGGTCAGAACTCGGGCATCTCGAACGGCTCGGACGGCACCGCCACGGTCGACCTTCGTGGTCTCGGCGCCAAGCGCACCCTCGTGCTGGTCAACGGCCGCCGCCTGACCCCGGGTTCGCCGGTCACTGCCGGCCCGGCCGACATCAACATCATCCCGTCGTCGATCGTGAAGCGGGTTGAAGTCCTCACCGGCGGCGCGTCGTCGACCTACGGCGCGGACGCCGTGTCGGGCGTCGTCAACTTCATCATGGACACCGACTTCGAAGGCATCCGCTTCGACGGTCAGTACAGCTTCTATCAGCACACCAACAAGAACCGTGAGTTGTACAACGGCCAGACGATGTACGACATCCTGAATGCTCGTATCAACGCCGGCCTCGACGGCTATGGCTATCCGAAGGGCAATGTTGCCGACGGCGGTTCGTTCGACGGCACCGTGACCATCGGCACCGGCTTCGATGACGGCCGCGGCCATGCGACCGCTTATTTCGGCTACCGCAAGGTCAACCCGGTCCTCCAGTCGCGTCGCGACTATTCGGCTTGTACGATCCAGAACACCGGTGCTGCGCTCAGCAACCCGCGTCGTCTGAACCCGCAGGCTGGTGTCCAGTGCGGCGGCTCGCTGACCAACGCCGGTGGTACCGCGCTGTTCTACGTCACCGGCACCTCGACGGTCTATGACCTCGGCACCGACACGGCTTTTGCCACCGGTCCGCGCTACAACTTCGCCCCGCTGAACTACTTCCAGCGTCCGGACGAACGTTACACCGCCGGCGTGTTCGCGAACTATGAAATCTCGCCGGCGATCAAGCCGTACCTTGAATTCATGTTCATGGACGACCGCAGCGTTGCGCAGATCGCCCCGTCGGGCGACTTCGGCAACACGCTGACCATCAACTGCGACAACCCGCTGCTGACCAGCAACCAGTTCGACACGCTGTGCACGGGCGCGAACCTGATCAACGGGTTCATCGGTAACTTCCCGGTTGCGACCGGTGCGCCGTTCAACCCGGACAACGCCGCGGCGCCGATCGATTTCATCGACCCGACGACTGGAAATACCTACAACAAGGGTTTCTTCCAGCTGCTGCGTCGTAACATCGAAGGCGGCCCGCGTCAGGCGGATCTCCAGTACACCACCTACCGTGGCGTGCTGGGCACCAAGGGCGATCTCGGCAAGGCCTGGTCGTACGATGCCTACTATCAGTATGGCCGCGTCAACTATAACCAGACCTACCGCAACGAATTCTCCGTTGCCCGTCTGAACCGCGCCCTTGACGTTGTCACCGACACCCGCGCCGGCAGCCCGACCCTCGGTCAGGCCGTCTGTCGTTCGGTGCTGGATGGCAGCGATCCGAACTGCGTGCCCTACAACATCTTCACCCCGGGCGGCGTCAGCCAGGCGGCGGTCGACTATCTGTCGGCGACCGGTCTGCAGCGCGGCCGTACCTCGGAACAGGTGGCTCACGTCGACTTCACCGGCCTGCTCGGTGAATATGGCCTGAAGTCGCCTTGGGCCGAAGACGGCGTGGCGATCAACCTCGGTGCCGAATACCGCAAGGAAAAGCTGGCCCTGGACGTCGACAATGCGTTCGCGACCGGCGACCTGACCGGCCAGGGCGCTCCGACCCTGCCGATCAGCGGCAACTTCACGGTCAAGGAATTCTTCGGCGAAATCCAGATTCCGATCGTGCAGAAGAGCTTCATCTACGACTTGAGCTTCACTGGCGGCTACCGCCGGTCGGACTACAAGACGTCGGGTGGCAGCTCGTACACCACCGACACCTACAAGCTTGGTCTCGAATTCGCTCCGATCCAGGACGTCCGCTTCCGCGCTGCCTACAACCGGGCAGCTCGTGCGCCGAACATCCAGGAACTGTTCGCGACCCAGTTCGTCGGACTCGACGGCGGCACCGATCCGTGCGCCGGCATCACCGTGTCGGCCACCGACTACGGCTGTCTGGCCCAAGGTCTGGTCGTCGGTCAGTCGGTCACCCCGAACCCGGCCGCCCAGTACAACGGTCTGCTCGGTGGTAACCCGAACCTGACGCCGGAAACCGCGACCACGAAGACGCTCGGCGTCATTCTGCAGCCGCGCTTCATTCCGCGCTTCGCGCTGACCATCGACTGGTTCGACATCAAGCTTCGGGACGCGATTCAGGGCTACGGCGCTGACGCGATCCTCAATGACTGCGTGTCGAACGCGACGGCAACCTTCACGCCCGATTCGTGCAACCTGATCAACCGCGATCCGGCCGGTTCGCTGTGGCTGACCTCGGGTGGTTATGTGATCGACACCCCGACCAACGTCGGTGGCGTGCAGACCCGCGGCATCGAGTTCAATGCGAGCTACTCGCATCGTCTCGGCGGCCTCGGCAACCTGTCGGCCAGCATGATCGGCACGTGGACGAAGAAGTATGAAGTCGATAACGGTCTGACCCCGGTCTATGACTGCGTCGGCTACTTCGGCACGACCTGCAGCAATCCGATCCCGGAATGGAAGCACAAGGCTCGCCTGAGCCTGAATACTCCGTCGGGTATCGGCCTGTCGCTGCAGTGGCGCTTCATCGGCAAGTCGCAGATCGACTTCGCCAACCCGAGCGCCAGCCTCAACTCGTCCTACTACGAAGCGCTGTCGAAGATTAAGGCGTACAACTACTTCGACCTCGCGACGTCGTTCACCTTCGGCGATCACTACAATTTCCGCCTCGGTGTGAACAACCTGTTCGACAAGGCCCCGCCGCTGGTCAGCTCGGGCTCGGGTGCCTTCGGCGCCAGCGCCTGCCCGACCGGTCCGTGTAACGGTAACACCTGGCCGGGCACCTACGACGCCCTTGGTCGTTACATGTACGCCGGCGTGACGCTGGACTTCTAATCCGACCCGAAAGGGTTTGATGAAAAGGGGCGGTGGATCTTCGGATCCGCCGCCTTCTTTTTTGCTCGCATCCCGGCTCCCGTCCGTCCTATCTGGACGCCATGACCACCAACCAGATCGACGAGCCGACGCGCGCAGCCATCGGGACCATGATCGGCCTTGCGCGGGCGGGCCGGTTGGCCGAGGCCCGGAGCAGCGGCAAGAATGCCCTGGCCAGCGTCGGCGACCCCGGCCCCGTCCACGCCATCCTAGGTCGGATGGCGTGCGAAAGCGGGGATTTCGACGACGGTGTCCATCACCTCAGGATCGCGATCGACGCACTTCCGCGCGAACCGGCCGTCCGGCTCGATCTGGCCGCGGCGCTGACGCAACTGCAGCGGTTTGCCGACGTGCTGGACGTGTTGCCGATCGACCTGTGCCGCGCCGACCCCACCTTGCAGATGGCGCGCTTCCGCGGCTTCGCTGCCCAGTCGCTCGAAGATTTTGAACAGGCGGTCGAGGCCTATCGCATCGTGGTCGATGCGGCACCCGACGATGCGGGCACCTGGAACAACCTTGGCAATGCCGAAGAGGCACTGGGTCGCTTCGACGATGCGATCGTAAGCCTGCAGCACGCCTATCGCCTCGATCCGGCCTCCGCGCCGACAAGGCTCAACCTGGCTCAGTCGCTGGGCAACGCCGGCCGCAACCATGAGGCGCTGGAGCTTCTGCGCAACGCGGCGCAAGATACGCCCAACGATTTCCAGACGCAGTTCGAGCTTGGCCGGATCGCGACCCGCCTTGGCGACAATAAGACAGCCTTGGCGGCCTATGAGGCGGCCCATCGCCTGGACCCGGCCCATGCCGACACGCTGGCGAGGCTGGCCGCGCAGAAGGCGGTCGCCTGGGACGTCGATGGCGCCGTTGCCACCTACCGCCGGGCATTGGAGCTGGCACCGGCCATGCCGGAAGCGCACATCGGCCTTGCGATCATGAGCGAGCAGCAGAACGACACTGCGGGCCTCGAACAGGTCGCAGCCGACGCGCGCGCGGCGTGGGTGGCACCGGAATCCCAGTCCTTTATCGATGCGCTCGTCCATCGCCGTCACAAGCGCTGGGAAGAGGCGCTGGCCGCGGCGCAGGCGTCGGGCACGGAATATGAGCCGATCCGTCGCATGCAGATCATCGGCGAAGCGAACGATCGCCTGGGCCGGGCGGAAGAGGCCTTTGCTGCCTATTCCGAGATGAACCGGCTTGCGTCCGAAGCGCCGCACGGCCCGTTGCAACTCGCCGACCTGTACCGCGATCAGGTCGACAAAACCTTGGCAATCATGACCCAGGACTGGTTCGCGGGCTGGTCTCCTCCAGCCGCGAAAACGCCGGACGAACATTCCTCGCCAGTGTTCCTGTGCGGGTTCCCGCGTTCCGGAACGACGCTGCTCGATACGCTGCTCATGGGGCATCCCGACGTTCGGGTGCTGGAGGAAAAGCAGGCATTCCCGGATGTCGAACGTGCGATCGGCGACGTCGCCAATCTGGCGACCATGAGCGAGGAGCAAATCCTGTCATCTCGCCGCGATTATTGGACCGCGGTGAACCATCTTACGGACCTGCCGGACGACGCGATGTTGATCGACAAGTCGCCGCTCTATTTGAACAAGGTCCCCGCTATCCACCGGCTGTTCACCGACGCCCGCTTCATCCTGGCGTTGCGGCACCCGATGGACGTGGTGTTGAGCTGTTTCATCACCAATTTTCGCCCCAATGCCGCGATGGCCAATTTCCTGACCCTGGAACGGACGGCGCAGATCTACGACGCCAGCTTCCGGGCATTCGAGGAGGCTGACCGCTTGCTCGACCTGCAGGTCTTTCCGGTGGTCTACGAGCGAATGGTTGAGGACAAGGATGCAGAGCTGCGTCCGCTGTTCGACTGGCTTGGCCTCGATTGGAACGAGGTCGAGGGCGACCATCTGGCCACCGCGTCGAAGCGCGGGGTCATCACCACCGCGAGCTACGCGCAGGTCAACGAGCCGATCTATCGCCGTTCGGCCGGACGCTGGACCAAATACCGCCGCCAGCTCGAACCCGTCATTCCGATCCTCGCCCCGTGGGTCGAGCGTTTGGGCTACTCGCTCGACGACCCGACCAAGGTCCCGGAACGAGGGGTCATCGCATGACCGTGGCCGAAGCCGATGCGGCAGCGGCGCGGGGCGATATCACCGCTGCCGCGGCATTGCTCGAGCAGGCCGTAGCCGCGGAGCCCGACAATCCCGAATTGTGGATGAAGCTGGCCGCGTTGCAGCGACATCTGCAGCAGCCCGCCCGTGCGCTTCAGTCGGTCAACCGCGTGCTGGCGCTTACCGAGCTCGATTTCATGGCCCTGTCGTTCAAGGCGATGCTGATGGAGCAGCTGGCGCCCGATGCGGCGGGTGAGGCATGGGCCAATGCCCTGACCCAGCTGCCGCCGGGCCAGCTGCCGCCGCATGTGCAAAGCGTCGTGCAGCGGGGCATTGCATTGCGGGACCAGTGGACCGACCGCCGCGACGCGAAACTGGCGGACGCCGCCCGCGCGGCAGAGGCGAGGGCCGACCCGGAGGAGGCGACCCGCATCGCGCGGTTCCGCACCAATATCTCGCGCAAGACGGCTGTCTATCATAGCGAACCCACCGACTTCCATTTCCCGGGGCTGAGGGAACGCGAATTTCACGCACGCGCCGACCATCCATGGCTCGAAACGCTTGAACGGCATGCCGATGTCATCGCGGCGGAACTGCAGGCGGTCATGGCGGCGGAGCGGACCGAACTGGTGCCGTATATCCAGTACGAAGACCATGCCCCGATGGCGCAATGGCGCGAGCTCAACCGCAACCGTGACTGGACTGCGATCCACCTGCTGCAAAACGGCCGCCGCATCGATGCCAACGCCCGGCATTGTCCCGAAACAATGGCCTTGCTAGCGACCTTGCCGCAGCCGGACGTGGCCGGCGCCGGACCCAATGCGATGTTTTCGCTGCTGGCCCCGCACACGACCATCCCGGCGCATGTCGGGGTGGCCAACACGCGGCTGGTCTGCCACCTGCCGCTGATCGTTCCGGAAGGTTGCTGGTTCCGGGTCGGCGCAGAAACCCGGTTCTGGAAGCAGGGTCAGGCGTTCGTGTTCGACGACACCATCGAGCATGAAGCTGCGAACCCCAGCGACCAGCTTCGCGTGGTGTTCATTTTCGACATCTGGCACCCCGACCTGACCGAGGTCGAGCGCGACGCGGTGCGGAGCATCATCGGCGCCGAAACGGGAGTGGGCGGGGCGTTGTGACCGCAAGGTATCCGTCGCCGGCGCAATTGGCGGAAGCCGCCCGCGCGGCGCTGGATAGCGGGCGTGAGGCGTCGGTGATCGACGATGTCGCCGTCACGGCGCGACAGTGGGGCAGCGACGCATCGTCGTGGCAGTGGGCCGGGCTCCTGTACCGGTCGCTACAGGATCACCGCAAGGCGCTGGCCGCCTTTGCACGGGCCTCCGATCTTGCTCCCGACAACGCACTGATCGCCATGAGCCTGGCGCAGGTCCAGCTCGAAGCGGGTCTCGATGCGGCGCCACAGTTCGAACGTGCCATCCGCCTGTCGCCCACCGGGGATGCGCTGCTTGGCCTGACCGCATCGCGGTACGCCAGGGGCGAAGGCCGCGCCGCCCTGTCCGACCTTGCAGCGATTCTCGACCGCAATCCGCTGTGGGTGCAGGGGCACCGGCAATGGGCACAGCTGGCGGCGATGACGGGCGAGGCGGCCCGCGCGACTGAAACGATCGACCGGGCGATCGCCGCGCACCGCGAAACGGCGGCGCTATGGGGCGCTAAGATCGACCTGCTGGAACAGGCCGAACGGCATGAGGAGCGCCGAATGGTCTGCGAGGAGGCGATCGCGGCCACCGGCAACCCGCCAGCTTTCGCACTGGCCCGCGCTGCCGCGCTTTCCGACAGCGGGGACGATGCCGGGGCGCAGCAGGCCTTCGCCCGTCTTGGGGTGCCGACGACGATCGATCATGCCATCCGCCTCGCCCGCCACCTCATCCGCCTTGGCGAACGGGCGTCGCTGGCGCGTCTGGCGGATGAATGGATGGCGGGCAGCGACGCCCATCTTTTTTGGCCCTATGCGTCGATCGCCTGGCGATGGACGGCACCCGACCGATGGCAGTGGCTGGAAGGGGACGAGCGGCTGATCCGCGTGGTTGACCTTGCCGGGGCCGGCGTAGATCTCAACCAGTTGGCCATGCGCTTGCGGGCGCTGCACGGCGCGTCGGGCCGGTTTCTCGACCAATCGGTGAGGGGCGGGACGCAGACAGACGGTCCGCTGCTGTCGCGGCTCGATGCGGAAGTGGTGCAGCTCCGCGCCGCCCTCGTATCGGCGATTGACGATTATGTCCGCGGTCTGCCTCCGGTCGACCCCGGACACCCGATGCTCTCTCGTCCGCGATCCGGTCCGGTCCGCTTTGCGGGCAGCTGGTCGGTGCGCCTCGGGGCGGCCGGCTACCACGCCGCGCACGTCCATCCGCAGGGGTGGATCAGTTCGGCCTTTTACTGCGTCGTGCCGCCAACGGCGGGCGATGCGGGCCGCCTGGTGCTGGGATCGCCGCCGCCCGACCTTCGCACCGATCTGCCGCCGATCCGGGAGGTCGAGCCGATCGCGGGTCGGCTGGTGCTGTTCCCGTCGATGATTTGGCACGGCACCCTTCCCTTTGGCGAAGGCGAACGAATGACCGTGGCGTTCGACGTCGCGCCTTGCCGCGACGCCTGAGGTCGTTGGTCGAAGGCGGATTGACATGGCCGTCCCGCCACGAAACGCTGCGCGCATCACATTGCACGA
It includes:
- a CDS encoding hemolysin family protein, producing MSDALLPFPWLDLLLIVALVALNGVFAMSELAIVSSREARLKALAKSGSKGAKAALDLAAEPGRFLSTVQIGITLIGILAGAYSGASLGDPVGQRLALLGIDPETARTVGFGLVIVFTTFISLIIGELVPKQFALRNPEPIAAFLARPMIWLSKLTAPFVWLLDRTSAMIFKLVGLDRESKNVVTAEELHLVVAEAQTAGVLEESERAIISGIVRLADRPVREVMTPRTDIDWIDIGCSRDELRQTLSETPHSRLPVADGSVDNIVGVVSTRDMLTALLDGREIDIRELMRDAQVIPDLMDAMDALAVLRGADVPLALVHDEYGHLDGIVTPGSILAALAGAFANDLDEGEDPPCVEREDGSWLVSGAASADLLSDRLGVAMPGERDYSTVAGFALSVLKKIPETGEHFKYDGYRFEVVDMDGRKIDKLLVTRPRKPRGERTADEQSAA
- the purD gene encoding phosphoribosylamine--glycine ligase, giving the protein MNILLLGSGGREDALAWRLKQSPSCTRLIAGPGNPGIARWAECVEIDPCDPTAVVALAQREGVDLVVVGPEAPLVAGVADACRAAGIACFGPSAAGAQLEGSKGFTKDLCARHDIPTAAYVRIETEADALAALDRFSIPVVIKADGLAAGKGVTVAMSREEAEAAIRAAGDGPLVIEEFLEGEEASLFALVDGPRAVAIASAQDHKRVGEGDTGPNTGGMGAYSPAPVLTPELEARAMREIVEPTARAMADAGTPFSGVLFAGLMLTAAGPKLIEYNVRFGDPECEAIMPRIEGDFAALLHAVATGAPFDAPSLSRDTSMTVIIAALGYPGTPVKGGRITGLGRAEAIDGITVFHAGTSSDDQGIISTGGRVLAVTARGSTLREARDRAYQAVDVIDFEDGFCRRDIGWRELERSA
- the xseA gene encoding exodeoxyribonuclease VII large subunit: MPLPDDLEPQGLLAEAKGGDNSPPLSVSELSGALKRTVESAFGFVRVRGEISGWKRHSSGHCYFTLKDESAAIDAVIWKGQAASLAFRPEDGAEVVATGKLTTYPGRSKYQIVVNRMELAGEGALMALLDKRRRALAAEGLFDDGRKRPLPFLPRVIGVVTSPTGAVIRDILHRLEDRCPTHVIVWPVPVQGDGAAAKVAAAIRGFGSLKLGGPIPRPDLLIVARGGGSIEDLWAFNEEEVVRAAAESPIPLISAVGHETDTTLIDFASDRRAPTPTAAAEMAVPVRAELAAWLGELGHRSASSLNRLSSRLAERYDLSAARWPDAANLFAPLAQRVDDAADRLPRALVQRTAHARADFAGVAPRLQRRLIDDKIDRLGDRLASLARLAALAHHDRPLQRGFVRVTDRQGRTLVHAADARAAGLVDLHFGDGTVPATIGDGAPPPSRVEPKRAKPYLGKQPGLFDTED
- a CDS encoding DUF2093 domain-containing protein — encoded protein: MLMGGRTREAKIHYMDGTFRLLATGDHVRCAVTGTIIPLEELRYWSVARQEAYVDAAASLEGERRAGAI